The Monodelphis domestica isolate mMonDom1 chromosome 7, mMonDom1.pri, whole genome shotgun sequence genome window below encodes:
- the IL17RE gene encoding interleukin-17 receptor E codes for MGSPVPAAPLLVPFLLLLSLSPSAGIRPSRVSWWGAPCFQPSRPDDSLIEHLALSLHQSRGASTRSPCSLTWRCLRCFHLQLTLNSTGLGKHQLHLLVRKSNPFPKFQVCLRPRLPRTAQGKWWRACRLAVSFPAVPRSGLRLKRTQLGAPEGAARRPPRPGSPGQRGPAFSFVLLPGERAVRVTAPPGPDIRVRLCHQWPLECEELSSPFHRQEIVSGGHTVQFPYEFLLPCLCIEAAYLHQDSVRRKQCPLKDQPEVYSMDFWRSVKFIDHSYQDQMAMTLNLRCPVKLEASLCQKQSWNSPCEDLANATVSESEGWYILEKVDLHPHLCFKFSFGNSSHVECPHRNASSWNVSMAIQSQQLVLHFSSKTPAAFSAAWYHSGVEHGDLQLPVYSVSQGLGSSPVKADLIIPFPSSGGCVMVWRSDVQYAQKHRLCPDISHRHLGLVALGLLMGAALLVAVLAWKARGLRRLLTGPGRPRPVLLLYSADSEAHRRLVGALAELLRAALGGGGDVILDLWEGERVARLGPLPWLCGAQARVAQERGTVLILWSRTSGHLYHSWRAGGGPGAAQDPQDLFRSALSHCLLPGPGTAGGARPPLLAFFTELCAKGDIPRPLRTLPRFRLLGDLPQLLRALGAEDALGSPRWLWSRPRPGPPDSPDWRCYLRNRLELCQRLEREAAQTVPPTSDSG; via the exons ATGGGGAGCCCGGTGCCGGCGGCTCCCCTCCTCGTTCCCTTCCTGCTCCTCCTCAGCCTCTCTCCGTCTGCGGGGATCAGGCCCTCGCGAGTGAGCTGGTGGGGGGCCCCCTGTTTCCAGCCTTCCCGCCCG GATGACAGTTTAATCG AACATCTTGCCCTCAGCCTTCACCAGAGCCGGGGCGCGTCCACAAGGTCACCGTGTTCTCTGACCTGGCGATGCCTGCGCTGTTTCCACCTCCAGCTCACTTTGAACAGCACAG GTCTTGGAAAGCACCAGCTTCACCTTCTAGTGCGGAAATCCAACCCGTTCCCCAAGTTCCAGGTCTGCCTGCGGCCCAGGCTGCCCCGCACTGCTCAG GGGAAGTGGTGGCGAGCCTGCCGCCTGGCCGTCTCCTTCCCGGCAGTGCCCCGCTCTGGGCTGCGCTTGAAGAGGACCCAGCTCGGTGCTCCAGAGGGGGCTGCCAGGAGGCCCCCGCGGCCAGGTTCCCCCGGCCAGAGAG GGCCCGCCTTCTCCTTTGTGCTGCTGCCCGGAGAGAGGGCCGTCCGCGTCACAGCCCCGCCGGGGCCGGACATCCGCGTGAGGCTGTGCCACCAGTGGCCTCTCGAGTGCGAGGAACTGAGCAGCCCCTTCCACAGACAG GAGATTGTGTCTGGAGGTCACACCGTCCAGTTTCCCTATGAGTTCCTGCTGCCCTGTCTGTGCATAGAG GCAGCATACCTGCACCAGGACAGTGTTCGAAGGAAGCAGTGCCCCTTGAAGGACCAGCCTGAAGTCT ACAGCATGGATTTCTGGAGATCAGTTAAGTTCATTGATCACAGCTACCAGGACCAGATGGCCATGACCCTAAACCTGCGCTGCCCAGTGAAATTAGAGGCCTCCCTGTGCCAGAAACAGAGTTGGAACAGTCCATGTGAAGACCTTGCCAATGCCACAGTCTCTGAGTCAGAGGGG TGGTATATCTTGGAGAAGGTGGATTTGCACCCACATCTCTGTTTCAAG TTCTCTTTTGGGAATAGCAGCCATGTCGAATGTCCCCACAGGAATG CCTCCTCCTGGAATGTAAGCATGGCTATCCAGTCCCAACAACTCGTCctgcacttctcctcaaagaccCCTGCTGCTTTCAGTGCTGCCTGGTACCACTCAGGGGTGGAGCACGGTGATCTGCAGCTGCCCGTTTACTCAGTCAGCCAG GGCCTCGGTTCCAGTCCAGTGAAGGCAGATCTCATCATCCCCTTCCCCAGCTCCGGGGGCTGTGTTATG GTGTGGCGGTCAGATGTCCAGTACGCCCAGAAGCACCGCTTGTGTCCTGACA tctctcacAGGCACTTGGGACTTGTGGCTCTGGGGCTGTTGATGGGGGCCGCCCTGCTGGTGGCGGTCCTGGCTTGGAAGGCACGGGGCTTAAGGAGGCTGCTGACAG GCCCCGGTCGGCCCAGGCCGGTGCTGCTGCTCTACTCTGCGGACTCGGAGGCTCACCGCCGTCTGGTGGGCGCCCTGGCGGAGCTGTTGAGGGCGGCCCTGGGAGGCGGCGGCGACGTGATCCTGGACTTATGGGAGGGCGAGCGCGTGGCCCGCCTGGGGCCCCTTCCCTGGCTGTGCGGGGCCCAGGCCCGGGTGGCCCAGGAGAGAGGCACCGTGCTAATCCTCTGGAGCCGGACCAGCGGCCACCTCTACCACAGCTGGCGGGCGGGAGGTGGGCCTGGGGCCGCGCAGGACCCCCAGGACCTATTCCGCTCCGCTCTGAGCCACTGCCTCCTGCCTGGCCCGGGCACCGCGGGAGGGGCGCGCCCCCCGCTGCTGGCCTTCTTCACCGAACTCTGTGCCAAGGGGGACATTCCCCGGCCGCTACGCACTCTCCCCCGTTTCCGCCTGCTTGGCGACCTGCCCCAACTACTCCGAGCCCTGGGCGCGGAGGACGCTCTCGGCAGCCCGCGTTGGCTCTGGTCCCGGCCGCGGCCGGGGCCTCCCGACTCCCCGGATTGGCGATGCTATTTGCGGAACCGCCTAGAGCTGTGCCAGAGGCTGGAGCGGGAGGCGGCTCAGACCGTGCCGCCGACCTCGGACAGCGGCTGA